The Zingiber officinale cultivar Zhangliang chromosome 10A, Zo_v1.1, whole genome shotgun sequence genome contains a region encoding:
- the LOC122027519 gene encoding uncharacterized protein LOC122027519 isoform X1, with protein sequence METGEGQEIRLRRGDHDPAVAAASSVRFCRICHEEEEEGSAAMESPCACSGTLKFAHRECTQRWCDEKGNAVCEICLQEFEPGYTIAEKKALVDVGVTIRGSLEVPRLNYDPHNPEFVPYNDTDSDECSPASRRRASYFRSVTLIFMVIFLVRNLVTIMTVGADHYYAFTFLTVFLLRASVILLPLYLVIRFISAFQEAQQQEQLQHFHVEETFSAHRETLERYEQRIQIRL encoded by the exons ATGGAGACCGGAGAGGGGCAAGAAATCAGATTGCGGAGAGGTGACCATGATCCTGCCGTTGCAGCAGCTTCCTCCGTGCGCTTCTGCAGGATTTGccatgaggaagaggaagaggggtCCGCCGCCATGGAATCCCCCTGCGCTTGCTCCGGCACGCTCAAG TTTGCTCACAGGGAATGCACACAGAGATGGTGCGACGAGAAGGGAAACGCTGTCTGCGAGATCTGCCTTCAG GAATTTGAACCTGGATACACCATCGCTGAGAAGAAGGCCTTGGTCGATGTGGGTGTGACGATCAG AGGGAGCTTGGAGGTCCCCAGGCTGAACTACGACCCTCATAACCCAGAGTTTGTCCCCTACAATGATACAGACTCCGACGAGTGCTCACCAGCATCCCGCCGGCGTGCATCCTACTTCCGATCCGTCACCCTCATT TTCATGGTCATATTCTTGGTCAGAAACCTGGTCACTATAATGACTGTTGGGGCCGATCATTATTATGCATTCACCTTTCTCACT GTGTTCCTGCTGAGAGCCAGTGTAATTCTTCTGCCATTGTACTTGGTGATACGGTTCATTTCAGCATTTCAGGAAGCACAGCAGCAAGAGCAACTGCAGCACTTCCAT GTGGAAGAGACTTTCTCCGCGCACAGGGAAACATTGGAGCGCTACGAGCAGAGAATCCAGATACGTTTATGA
- the LOC122027519 gene encoding uncharacterized protein LOC122027519 isoform X2, translating to MILPLQQLPPCASAGFAMRKRKRGPPPWNPPALAPARSRECTQRWCDEKGNAVCEICLQEFEPGYTIAEKKALVDVGVTIRGSLEVPRLNYDPHNPEFVPYNDTDSDECSPASRRRASYFRSVTLIFMVIFLVRNLVTIMTVGADHYYAFTFLTVFLLRASVILLPLYLVIRFISAFQEAQQQEQLQHFHVEETFSAHRETLERYEQRIQIRL from the exons ATGATCCTGCCGTTGCAGCAGCTTCCTCCGTGCGCTTCTGCAGGATTTGccatgaggaagaggaagaggggtCCGCCGCCATGGAATCCCCCTGCGCTTGCTCCGGCACGCTCAAG GGAATGCACACAGAGATGGTGCGACGAGAAGGGAAACGCTGTCTGCGAGATCTGCCTTCAG GAATTTGAACCTGGATACACCATCGCTGAGAAGAAGGCCTTGGTCGATGTGGGTGTGACGATCAG AGGGAGCTTGGAGGTCCCCAGGCTGAACTACGACCCTCATAACCCAGAGTTTGTCCCCTACAATGATACAGACTCCGACGAGTGCTCACCAGCATCCCGCCGGCGTGCATCCTACTTCCGATCCGTCACCCTCATT TTCATGGTCATATTCTTGGTCAGAAACCTGGTCACTATAATGACTGTTGGGGCCGATCATTATTATGCATTCACCTTTCTCACT GTGTTCCTGCTGAGAGCCAGTGTAATTCTTCTGCCATTGTACTTGGTGATACGGTTCATTTCAGCATTTCAGGAAGCACAGCAGCAAGAGCAACTGCAGCACTTCCAT GTGGAAGAGACTTTCTCCGCGCACAGGGAAACATTGGAGCGCTACGAGCAGAGAATCCAGATACGTTTATGA